Below is a genomic region from Coprobacter tertius.
TTATTTGTTTATCCTTCTCGTTTTGAGGGTTTTGGTATTCCCATTATCGAGGCAATGCATTCACAGCTGCCGGTTATAGCTGCAACCGGATCATGTCTTGAAGAAGCTGGTGGCGAGCATTCGTTATATGTAAATCCAGATGATGTACAGGGTATGTCTGACGCTATAAATCGTGTTATAAGCGATGAGGAACTACGTGAAGAAATGGTTTCAGAAGGAAATATTTACTTAAGACGTTTCAATGAAGACGTATTGGCCGATCAAATGAACAAGGTTTATAGTAAATGTTTTTTGTCGGAGAAATCACCATCTATTGTGCCGGAAGATATTCAAACAGTACCTTATACTTACGGTAAATTGGTCGCTGACAACAGGTAACGAGTTTATTAGTAATTTTTTCCTATCCCTAACTTGTATTTTCTCAGATAATGAAAGTATAATTTCAAGTTCCGAAAAGAAAAAGGGTACTTTTGGCTGAAATCCGATATATATTTTTTAATTAAATCTTTATCTCCTGTATTTTTCCGAATGAGAAAACGAGCAAAATGATAAGAAGAGAATCGCTCGTGTTTGTTTACGGTTTTTTCATTGGGGCGGTTTACATACACAGGCAATATGTTTCCCCATTTCTCATGAAAGTCGAGTGTCCCTTTTAACCAGCCCGGATTATAAGCTCCATCCGAAAAATGCTCGATCATAACCGAGTTACAAACATAGTTTTTGTATTTGAGAGCGACTTGCAATGAAAAGTCGAGGTCGTATAGGTGAAATCCAGGGAAAGTCGTTTCATCGAACCGACAATCTTGCCATACTTTCTTTGTCGAGAAAAGGCACATTCCATCTAATACGATTACTTGTGAAAATTCGTTTTCATCAGCCCCTTTTTTACAAACATAAGGTTTTTTGCCTTTCTGGTGCTGAATGTAATGAAAACGTGTATATTCAGGTATCGATCCCCATCCTGAGATCGCTCTCGGTTTCACGGCCGATCCTGCAAAACCAATGACTCCGCAATCTTTTTCCTGTAATTTACCGATAATGATTTTTCCCCAATTTTGTGTATCGAACTGTATGTCTTCATGAACGAAACATAAATAATCATATCGCGCTTCCGATGCGCATTGGTTATATACTTTAGTAATTCCGTAAGCGGTTTCCCGGTTATCGAATCCGATAAATTCATACGGAATGCCTATGGTACTGGCGATATTTTGCTCGAGAGCTACTTTTTTTTCGGGATGTATCGAACAGGTAATTATCGTAATCATATATAATAAAGATACATTTTTCTAAGTTATTTATCAGTTGACACAGGTATTATATTTTTCCAGAAATTGCGCATCGCCGGTTTATTCCATCCATGACATCCAAAAGGCAGTTGTTTCCCGTGTAATACAAAAGCATCTTCGGGTAATTTGTCGAAGGAAAAGGCAAGTGCTTCTCTCCATGAAGGTATATGGAGCCTGTGTTCGCGATTATTTACTTCAATTCCCCAAAATACATCTTCGTTGAAACGGTTTCGGTGGCACTGCGATAAGTATAGCGAGATGGTTTCTTTATCAGTAAGCGAGATGTCATAAAACTTACTTACTCTTCTTAAAGAAAATCCTCCGTTGCCTACTTTATAAAAAAGACGGGTATAATCAGATGCTCCGAATAAGTGATTATATATTTTTTTTAGGTTGAAATATAGGTGATAATACCATTTCATATATTTTTTTTTCGGTATCCACGGAGCGCCGATATAATCGTAACCTTTCAGGCACCAAGCCGAAAGGTCGTCTTTAAAAACATAGGCATCGGTTTGGTAAATGAGAATATACTCGTAATCGAGAAAGGATTTGTAAAATTCAGGAGAGAGCATCATCTGGTTATATCCTTCCAGTCCTTTAAAAAAGGATGGAGTAAAAGGGTGAACAGAAAAATTCTGATATCGTCTGTGCAATAGTTCTATATCGAGACCTTCCGGTACGGCGAAGGCAATTTCGTATTTTTTCCCCAATAAAGAAAAGCAACGGTCGATCGAACTCCATTCTTCTTGTTTTAGAGTTGTCGTATATATCGGAATAATGATTTTTACCAGTTTATCGGGTTGCATGGGATGGTTGAATTAGTATCCGGAATGCAAATGTAGCGAATTTATATGAAAATATTTAACCCTTAACGGTTTAAAACCTATGTCTATCCGCTGTTTTTCTGGTTGTATTGTAGAAAAATGTTACAATGTCGTTCTTGTTGGCAAAAAACTGTTTTATTGTAAGGAATTATCCTGTCAGAATGGTAAAATGTATGAAAGGAGTCGGGCTTATGACTCTCTTTTTGTTATCTTTGTATCCGCTTTTCCGGCCTTTTCCGGATTATAGGTTTGCTATATTATACACACAATACAAAAACAGGTTTATTATGATGATGAAGAGAAACAAGTATTTCTTGTTGGGGATAGTGTTTGCTTTTTTGGGGACTACTGTGCCATACGATGTTTTTGCAGGGCAAGAAACTCCGCAGGAAAATACATTGAAACTGTTTAAAAAGAAACGTAAGAAAAAGGCTCAGGAAGAGGCCGGGAATCAGGAGAAAGAAGAAAATAAATCGTTGAAAGATTATAATAATATTGTAGGTGAGGGTACAATTTCTCAAAGTGGCCTTTTCAAAGTGCATCAGAAAAAAAACGATTATTATTTCGAAATACCCGATTCTCTAATCGGTCGTGATATGCTTGTGGTGAACAAGTTAAGGAAAGTACCGGCTGAGATCAATAAGGCAGGGATTAATAAAGGGATAAATTATCAAACTGAAATTATACGGTTCGAGTGGGATAAAGCCGGGAATAAATTACTTGTAAGAGAAGTTCAGCCCCGGCCGGTATATCCGCCTAAGGACGTTATCGGTCTCTCTGTAGAGGATAATTATATCGATCCTCTGATGTTTTCTTTTAAAATAGATGCCTATAATGCCGACTCGACTTCTTTCGTGGTAAAAATAAATGATGTTTATAATGGAGAATCGGCTTTAAACAGATTTTTTCCTAATCTAAATGTATCTTCTTCGGTGAATAAAGATCTTTCGCGCATTGTAAAGGTAAAAGCTTTCGATAATAATGTAGCTGTTATTTCTGAACTTACGGCTAATGTAAAAGAGTTTAACGAGGTAACTAACCTTACTGCCGAAGTAAGTTCTTCGATCGTTGTTCTGCCTGAAAAACCGATGGTGGGACGTTATACGAGTCCTAAGGTAGGGTATTTTTCGGTTCCTCGTCTCGAATATAGCGACAAACAACAACGAGTATCAAAACGGGAACTTATTACCCGGTGGCGTCTCGAACCACGTCCCGAAGATCGGGACGCTTATTTAAGGGGTGAATTGGTAGAGCCTGCGCGTCCGATTATATTTTATATCGATCGGACGACTCCGGTACAGTGGCGTAAATATATTAAGCAGGGTGTTGAAGACTGGCAGGTTGCTTTTGAGAAAGCCGGGTTTAAAAATGCGATTGTAGCGCGTGAGCTTTCCGATACGGTCCCCGATGACGATGATATTAATTATTCGGTTATCAATTATGTCGCTTCCGAGATGTCCAATGCTATGGGACCCTCGATAACCGATCCGCGTTCGGGTGAAATTATCGAAGCTGATGTGATATGGTGGCATAATGTAATTGCAGTGCTTAAACAATGGATAACTATTCAGACAGGTGCTGTAAATCCGGCAGCTGGTCAGCCTATACTTCCCGATAGTCTTATGGGTGATGCGATGCGTTTTGTAGCTTGCCATGAGATTGGTCATTCTCTTGGGTTGCGTCATAATATGATGGCCTCTGCTGCCTATCCGACAGATTCTTTACGCTCGAAAAGCTTTACTGAAAAAATGAAATCTACGGCATCTTCTATTATGGATTATGCACGTTATAATTATGTTGCGCAACCGGGTGACGGTATAAAGGATTTGGCTCCGCATATCGGACCTTACGATATTTTTGCTATCGAGTATGGTTATCGTTGGTATAATGTCGAATCTCCGGCGGAAGAAAAAGAAGTTTTATATGAGTTTTTGAATGACCATAAAGGAAAATTGTACCGGTATGCCGACGCTCAGCCGATGCGTGATGCCAGCGATCCCCGGGCGATGATAGAAGACCTTGGCGATGATAATGTAAAAGCCGCGCGTTACGGGATGGCGAATCTGAAAAGAATTATGCCGAAGTTGATTGCTTGGACGACTACCGGAGAAAGAGGTCAAACCTATACCGATGCCGGTAAATTGTATAACGGAGTCATCGGACAATGGAATAATTATTTATATCATGTACTTTCGAATGTAGGAGGGATGTATCTCGATAATACCGAAGTGGGCGATGGCCAGCAAACTTATACTTTCGTTGAGAAAAAACGGCAGAAAGAGGCATTGCAATTTCTTTTAGATGAAGTTTTTTCAAATCCCGAATGGTTATTGAAAGCTGATATCAATAAGTATACCTATCCGATACAGGTTTCTTCGGTATTGGGAAACATTGAAAATTCTCCTTCGTTCGTACTTAAAAATGCACAAGGGTATCTTTTCTGGGATCTCTTATCGAATAACCGCATCGTTCGGATGCTGGAGAATGAGAAACAAAATGGAAAGCATGCATTTACTGCTATCGAGATGCTCGATATGATGCATAAACATATTTTCGGTGTTACACAGCGAGGGGGAATTCCGGATGCTAATGAGCGGGAATTGCAGAAGGGATTTGTCGATGCACTACTGATTGCAGCGCAAGAAGAAGCAACTACAAAAGAAGCGCCTAAGCTACATTTGCTATCGCAACCTACAGCTTGGTGTTGCAATTTTCATCTGGATGAAGATAAGGCGGCAGGCGGTCGTGTTGTAAATTTTTACAGCGGTCAGTCTAATCGAACTTCCGATGCGGTCTCGGTAAAGCGAGGTGAATTATTGCGTATACTCGATTTGTTGAAATCGAGATTGTCCTCTACTGCTGATATCGCTGCCAAATATCATTATAAAGATGTTATTTTACGTATTGAAACAGGCTTGGGCCTGACGAAATAAAAGTAGAGTTTATTAGAGGTTTTTCCCCTGTTATCAGATTTCTGATAACAGGGGAATTTTGTATTATCGGTTTTTCTGAAATTGATTTCCTTTTTATAAAAAAAGGATAAGAACATTGGCCTTATCCCTTTTCATCGAAATAATATGTTATAAAATAGAATTAAAATTTACTCTTCTTCTGCTATTCCGGGTTTTCTTCTGATTACATCGATAAGAGCCCATATGCCCAGCAATAAGATAAGTGTAATGCATCCGATAGCTATTCCGGTAGTGACTTTTACCGAAACGGGATCGAAACGGAAAATAATTTCGTGTTGCCCGGCCGGTATTTCCATAGCTCTTAATACGTAATTTACCCGGGCCATTTGAGCCGGTTTCCCGTCGATTGAAATTTGCCATCCCCAAGGGAAATAAATTTCAGAGAAAACCGCTAATCCGCCTTTAGAGCTGTTCGATTTATAACGCAGTTCGTTTGGCTTATACGAAGTGAGATAAATCGTGTCACCGGGAGCCGGAGGGGTTATATTTTTATCGATGATATTTGCAAAGTGTTTATCTATAATCGCTGTTTTCTTTTCATCGAAATCGGTAAGAGCATTCATTTCTTCTTGTGCGTCGTTTACCCATTTGATATCTGAAACAAACCATGCATTTCCGGCTGCGTCAGGATTTTTTATTACCTGCGGACCCGTTTCTTTGTTACCCGGTACAATGAGGTAGCGAGTATTCAGCATATTAATGACATGGCGATTATTATTTGCGAGCTGATATTTGATTAAGTCGTCATAACGCCTCAGTTTTGCAGCATGATAACCTCCTATCGATTTGTGCCGGTACGATGTAGATGCGTCTTGAAAAGAGGAAACCGTAAGGTTATATACCCTATAATTGGGATCTTTGTCTTCTAAAATGATACGATCTGCTTCTGTCATTGGGAAAGGATCTTTTATTTTCCGTTCCGGGACGAAATTGTCACTGTTGAGATAACGTTTATCTACCGAATACATATCGCTTAAAATAATAATACCCGTGAATACGATAAATGTCGTTTTTCCCAGTTTTCCGTAACCATATAATAAAAGTATAGCTGTACCGAGAGTTATAATAAAGAAACTTCTCCAGGCATCGGCACTGAAAATACCGATACGTACGGTTTCGAGACTGGCAAATATTTCACCAAATTCCGGATGTTCGGTCATAAACGATTTCTCATATGCACTGAAGAATGAGAAAAACAGAGACGGAAAGATGGCGAATAATAATGCGAAACCGCCTGTAATAGCAAAAGATATACCGATAGTTTTCTTTTGTGTTTTAATGATCGACGGGTTTTGTATCAGCTCTTTCAGTGCCAGAATAGCCAGTAAGGGGATACAGAATTCTGCAATAACAAGAATACTCGATACCGTACGGAATTTATTATACATCGGAAAATAATCGATGAACCATTGGGTTATCGGCAGGAAGTTTTTACCCCATGAAAGTAGAAGTGAAAGTATTGTTGCGGCTAAAAGAGCCCATTTGAACGGGCCTTTTACAATAAAGCATCCCAATATGAAGAAAAACGCGACAAGAGCGCCTACATAAACAGGTCCAGACGTTCCGGGCTGGTCTCCCCAGTATTGGTTCATTTCGGCTACATATTGGCGTATATCTGTTTTTACGTCTTTCATAGCCTCTTTATTGTTTCCCAAGTAACCCGAAGCTCCACCTTTAGCGTTCGGTATCAGTAATGTCCATGTTTCGCCGATTCCGTAACTCCATTGTGTAATGTATTCGGTATCGAGACCTGTTTTTGCACCGCCTTCCTGATGTGCTGGAGCAAGTTCCGATTGTCCCCGCATGGTCTCTTTTGAATATTCATAAGTATGATAAAGGTTCGGAAGATTTGCACCTACTGCTAATACAGCTGCAATAATTAGCACACCGCTTGCTTTGAAGAAACGGGGAAGTTCCTGTTTACGCCAGGCTTCTATAAAATAGGCGATTACTATTGCAGCAATTACGAAAAGGAAATAATAGCTCATTTGAATATGATTCGAGACGATTTGCATAGCTCCGAATAATGCGGCTATCACTCCTC
It encodes:
- a CDS encoding DUF5672 family protein, whose amino-acid sequence is MQPDKLVKIIIPIYTTTLKQEEWSSIDRCFSLLGKKYEIAFAVPEGLDIELLHRRYQNFSVHPFTPSFFKGLEGYNQMMLSPEFYKSFLDYEYILIYQTDAYVFKDDLSAWCLKGYDYIGAPWIPKKKYMKWYYHLYFNLKKIYNHLFGASDYTRLFYKVGNGGFSLRRVSKFYDISLTDKETISLYLSQCHRNRFNEDVFWGIEVNNREHRLHIPSWREALAFSFDKLPEDAFVLHGKQLPFGCHGWNKPAMRNFWKNIIPVSTDK
- a CDS encoding zinc-dependent metalloprotease, producing the protein MKRNKYFLLGIVFAFLGTTVPYDVFAGQETPQENTLKLFKKKRKKKAQEEAGNQEKEENKSLKDYNNIVGEGTISQSGLFKVHQKKNDYYFEIPDSLIGRDMLVVNKLRKVPAEINKAGINKGINYQTEIIRFEWDKAGNKLLVREVQPRPVYPPKDVIGLSVEDNYIDPLMFSFKIDAYNADSTSFVVKINDVYNGESALNRFFPNLNVSSSVNKDLSRIVKVKAFDNNVAVISELTANVKEFNEVTNLTAEVSSSIVVLPEKPMVGRYTSPKVGYFSVPRLEYSDKQQRVSKRELITRWRLEPRPEDRDAYLRGELVEPARPIIFYIDRTTPVQWRKYIKQGVEDWQVAFEKAGFKNAIVARELSDTVPDDDDINYSVINYVASEMSNAMGPSITDPRSGEIIEADVIWWHNVIAVLKQWITIQTGAVNPAAGQPILPDSLMGDAMRFVACHEIGHSLGLRHNMMASAAYPTDSLRSKSFTEKMKSTASSIMDYARYNYVAQPGDGIKDLAPHIGPYDIFAIEYGYRWYNVESPAEEKEVLYEFLNDHKGKLYRYADAQPMRDASDPRAMIEDLGDDNVKAARYGMANLKRIMPKLIAWTTTGERGQTYTDAGKLYNGVIGQWNNYLYHVLSNVGGMYLDNTEVGDGQQTYTFVEKKRQKEALQFLLDEVFSNPEWLLKADINKYTYPIQVSSVLGNIENSPSFVLKNAQGYLFWDLLSNNRIVRMLENEKQNGKHAFTAIEMLDMMHKHIFGVTQRGGIPDANERELQKGFVDALLIAAQEEATTKEAPKLHLLSQPTAWCCNFHLDEDKAAGGRVVNFYSGQSNRTSDAVSVKRGELLRILDLLKSRLSSTADIAAKYHYKDVILRIETGLGLTK
- a CDS encoding glycosyltransferase, yielding MITIITCSIHPEKKVALEQNIASTIGIPYEFIGFDNRETAYGITKVYNQCASEARYDYLCFVHEDIQFDTQNWGKIIIGKLQEKDCGVIGFAGSAVKPRAISGWGSIPEYTRFHYIQHQKGKKPYVCKKGADENEFSQVIVLDGMCLFSTKKVWQDCRFDETTFPGFHLYDLDFSLQVALKYKNYVCNSVMIEHFSDGAYNPGWLKGTLDFHEKWGNILPVYVNRPNEKTVNKHERFSSYHFARFLIRKNTGDKDLIKKYISDFSQKYPFSFRNLKLYFHYLRKYKLGIGKNY